One genomic window of Corticium candelabrum chromosome 21, ooCorCand1.1, whole genome shotgun sequence includes the following:
- the LOC134196562 gene encoding uncharacterized protein LOC134196562 yields the protein MPQTLSSLTSAAESSQRWVHGLDLNETDKCIIQGKCANGFLTDKHMHAAHQILLKQFPYISGLESTLLCQTYGFAHVTSDAIQIHFTGSHHWVTSTCFGKQVRLHDSNAGLHLSPCMETQLAQIYQLAHKDNILMVEQMPVQQQQNGKDCGLFSIAYAFHAALGDDVTIMHFDISKMRQHLIYCLDREELSPFLMEEDKLLETCDRSHFFISLHRTCLLPKTHGKMVECYVCENLYHDRCVTMSGSEPWICAKCR from the exons ATGCCTCAAACATTGTCTAGTCTAACATCAGCTGCTGAGAGTTCACAAAGA TGGGTACATGGTCTGGATCTCAATGAAACTGATAAATGTATTATACAAGGCAAGTGTGCCAACGGCTTTCTAActgacaagcacatgcatgctgctCATCAGATTCTATTAAAGCAGTTTCCCTACATCAGTGGACTAGAGTCAACACTCCTTTGCCAGACTTACGGATTCGCTCATGTAACAAGTGATG CTATTCAGATTCATTTTACAGGAAGTCATCATTGGGTGACTTCAACCTGCTTTGGCAAACAAGTACGACTACACGACAGCAATGCTGGCCTACACTTGTCTCCTTGTATGGAAACACAGCTGGCGCAAATCTATCAATTGgctcacaaagacaacattctcatggtagaacaaatgccagtgcaacagcaacaaaatggtaAAGATTGCGGGCTATTTTCAATAGCATATGCATTTCATGCAGCTCTAGGAGATGATGTAACCATCATGCATTTTGATATTTCCAAAATGCGACAACATCTGATTTACTGTTTGGATCGAGAGGAGCTCTCACCTTTTCTAATGGAAGAAGACAAGCTGTTGGAAACATGTGACAGAAGTCACTTTTTTATTTCTTTGCACCGCACTTGTTTGTTGCCAAAGACACATGGCAAGATGGTAGAGTGTTACGTCTGTGAAAACTTGTATCATG